The Clostridium sp. DL-VIII DNA window ATGGGATTCTTTGTGTCTGATACTAATCAGACTATGCAGCTTTTAACGGTTATGGGGGATTGTGCTTTCTATTTTATGCCTGTGCTTATTGCATATTCCGCAGGGAAGAAGTTTAACACGAATCCATATATGGTGGCTGCAGTGGCAGGTGTGCTTTTACATCCGAATTTCATTGCACTTCTTAACAATGCAACAGGAGGCGTGTATTTTCTTGGCATTCCGGTAACGTCGGCTAGCTATTCGTCTACCATCATTCCAATTATATTAACAGCATGGGGGATGTCCTATATTGAAAAGCTGGTTGAGAAGATTACTCCATCTGTAACTAAAAATTTTTTAAAGCCTGCGTTGATTTTACTCATTTCTGCACCGGTAGCATTTATTATTTTAGGACCTCTAGGTTCTCTTATTGGAAATGGTCTTGCAGTAGTAGTACTTGGTATTCAGAACCATGCAAGTGTTGTGGCCATGATTATAATGGCATCAGCTATGCCGTTTATTGTTATGACAGGAATGCACTGGGCATTTATACCAGTGACAATGGCAGCATTAGCAACACCAGTTGGGGAGTCCCTTATGCTTCCGGCTATGTTGATAAGTAATTTGGCGCAAGGATCTGCCTGTATGGCAGTAGCATTGAAATCTAAAAACAGTAATATGAAACAGATTGCATCTGCATCGGGATTTTCTGCGTTGCTGGCAGGAGTGACAGAGCCTGGTTTGTATGGAGTGAGTATTCCGCTCAAGAGGCCCATGGCAGCTATTTGTATAGCTAGCGGTATTACTGGTGCCTTTGCCGGATTTGTAAGGCTTGCAGCACATGCGTTTGCAACACCTTCTATAGTGTCGCTTCCACAGTTCCTCAGTCCTGAAAAATCTAATAATATTGTGATGGCGTTTGTGACAGCTGGAATTGCTATTGTACTTTCTTTCGTGCTTACATGGTTTATGGGATTTGAGGATCCAGTAGAAGTAGAGGAAAATGATGAAACAGAAGATTTGAGAGAACAGACAGATGCAAAAAAAAAGAAATTGGATACAGAAAATTTAATTGAAGGAAACACTATATATTCTCCGGTTTCTGGAAAAACAATTCCATTGAATCAGGTGAACGATCCAACCTTTTCTGCAGAGATGATTGGAAAAGGATTTGCCATTATTCCCAGTGAAGGAAAGGTGTATGCTCCATTTGATGGGGAAGTGGTAGCAATTTTTGCAACAAAACATGCCTTGGGTCTTAAATCAGACAATGGCATAGAACTGTTGATTCATGTAGGATTAGAGACTGTAAGTTTAAATGGTAAGCATTTTACTGCTCATGTAAAAAATGAACAGAAAATCAAAAAGGGCGATTTGATGCTGGAATTTGATTTGGAAGCAATAACAGAGGATGGATATGAAACGGTTACGCCAGTCATTGTTAGCAATACGGCAGATTATTCAGAAATTATGTCCCTGACCGACAATGATGTCAAGGCTCTGGAGCCGGTAATGAAGGTAATGTAAGAAAGGAAATTATGATTAATATAAGATTTTGGAAAGGATTTTTATCAACAATATAAGGGAGATATTTGTTATTTACTAAAATATATTCCAAAGTGTTTTGTACGTTCATCGCCTAGAATTACATTTTTCCCAATGGTGATAATGAAATACCACCTGAAGGGTTATAAAAAGGTGATAGACTCAAACATGGAGTTTCTGATTAGATAGAATAATGGTCATACTTCATGAACCATGCTAACCTTTAAAAATTGTCTGTTGAAAAATAATTTGGAATTATTTATATGTTAGAAGAAGGGATGGATACAGTATATGAAAAGAAAAGGTTTGATAAAAGCATGTATCATAGGAATAGCATTTATACTGCTAACCGGATGTGCGAATAATACACAACCTAAGGCAGAAAACCAGAGCGAGACATCAGCAGATGAAGTAAAAGCCGTATCACAGGCATTTGTAGATGTATCTGCAGGCACATTGATGGGATATAAGGAAGGAAATGTCTATAATTTCAAGGGGATTCCATATGCTACAGCGGAACGATTTAAAAATCCTACCCCGATTACTTCCTATGATAATAATTTTCATTCAGCACTTACTTATGGGGAAGTTTCACCACAGGACAGAACGCTTGCAAGCACTGGGCATGTTAACCCATATGAATTTTTTACACCTTCAAATGGAACGGCGGACATGGTCGGCAATGAAAACTGCCAGTATTTGAATGTATGGACGAATAATTTAAAAGAAGACAAGCCAGTTATAGTCTTTTTTCATGGCGGAGGACTGAATAATGGTGCTTCCAGTGAGCTATCCTTCTATACGGGTGAAAGCTTTGCAGATACAAATGATGCTGTATTTGTTTCCGTCAATACTCGCTTAAATGTGCTTGGATTTCTGGACCTATCAGCTTATGATAAGAAATATGCCGATTCAGGATTAGTTGGAATGGAGGATGCTGTTGTTGCTTTGCGATGGGTACAAGATAATATTGCACATTTTGGTGGAAATCCGAAGAATGTAACCATTGTAGGACAGTCCGGTGGAGGCGATAAAGTAACAACCTTGGCTTGTATGTCAGATGCACAGGGGCCTTTTTGATAAAGTTGCTGTTTTAAGTGGGTACTATTCTACGTCTTCAAAACAAGAAGGGGTAAATAATACAAAATTACTGGTTGATTACTTGAAACTGAAAGATGATGAAGTTATTGATAGATTGAAAAGTATGGATTATGAAGATTTGCTTAAGGCAGCTACAGCTGCGGGATGTAATTGGGAAACACGTTATGGAGATGGAACATTTACGGCTCCCTTATTTGAACCAGGAACCGGTAAGATGAATGAATATGCTGCTCAAAGAACCTGGATGTGGGGAACTACATATTCGGAATTTAATGGGAATATGCCCAATTTAGCATATGGCAATCAGAAGAGCTCACATTTTCCAGATTATGATGACAATGATGCATTAAACCTTCTGAAAGAACGGTATGGTGATCAGGCACAAGCAATTGCGGATGAATATAAAAAGGCATATCCAACTCACAGACTAATAGAAAGCTTATATTTATCAACTCCTGGTATGATTTCCAGATATGCGCTTATTTCACCAAAGGATGGGATATTAAAGAAATTTACTGATGCAGGTGTTACTGTTTATAATTATGTAAGCGCGTATTCTGAACCGATATTTGGCGGTGTTACAATGACTCATAGCGGAGATATTCCTTACTGGTTCAATTCTATTGAGGAAGCTCCGTATTTCATAAGAGGAGATGAAGTTAATGCTCATAAGGTTGAAAAAACTATGTCGCAGACATTATACAGTTTTATGAAGGATGGAAATCCCTCTACAGATGAATTGGCGTGGAAACCATATACGGCAAATAATCACAGTACAATGGTATTTGATGTGGAATCAAATGAAAAAAAAGATTATGATGCGAAGTTGTATGAATTAATTACAAATTCGGCAAAGTAGTGTAGGCATAAACTTTATTAGATGAATTAAGGCACTGATTCAGCGAAATACCTGGAGCGGTGCCTTTAGGTATGGAAAGGGAATCACATAATTGGGTTATTCCACTTCTCCAATTGCTATAATGAATTGCAAAACCTCTTTGCGAGGCTCTTTTGTGTAAATCAAACCATAGGGCATTGTATATTGCCAATCCACTGGCAATATAGTTAAAAGAGGGTGAATGTTTTTCCCGTATTCTGCGGCGACAATCAAATCATTGGATGTAGCTATCTGATTAAGCATATCATAGTCTAAAAAGTCAATATCTTTGATTTGTACTTGTGGGTGATTCTGTTCCAAACAATCACGTAACATATCATTATTGGCACTCAGACCTCGTTTCATCATAATCAATGTTTCTTCGTGAAGATCCTCAATGGTGAGTTTTGTTTTTGTCGCCAGACGATGAATTCTAGAGTAGGAAATACACATGGGTAAATCCTTCAGATGGAAATAGTTATAACGATCACCCCAGTAAGAAGTTTGATAAGGACACGCAATCAGGTCGATTCTTTTGCCAAGATTATCAAGTACATTAATAAAAGCTTGTACGCTATCTTCAAAAGGAACAAAATCCAGTCTGATGTTGGGATAGCGCACGGATGCTTTGTTCCATTGCTCCAACAGGAAATCAGAAGGATTCATCAAAGAAACCCCAATGTGGACTACAAACTTCTGCCGTTCCTCAAGTTCTTTTGCTTTAACAAGAATGTTATTAGAATGGCGGATCATTTTCTTAGCTTCATTATAGATGAGTTTACCAGAATCAGTTAAAACCAGCCCTTGGGTGCTTCGGTGAAAAAGCTTGATGTCAAGATGATTTTCCAATAAGTTGATTTGTTTGGTTATCGCATTTGCAGAAATATGCATAACCTCTGACGCCTTTAAGAAACTACCGCTGTCGGCCACCTGAATAAATGTCTGTAAATGTCTATTGTACACTTGTTTATTCCACCTTTCATTCCAACCTTTTGGTTGTAATTATCATAGCTTTTTTCTCACTCCAAGTCAAGCGTTTCTGGGGTGTATGGATTGATTAAGAAAAAAAGGACTCGTGGCGTTCTGTCCGTTCTCAGTTGGCCAGTTAGCCGTAAAGAATCAGTCAATATGATGTGATTTACTTTCTTTGAAAAATTCGATTTTACAGGAAAATCATCTAACCTTTTTGTAACGATGAAGGAAGTAGCATGAGTTGCAGTGAGCTGGATTTGAGTAATGTTTATCCTACAGTACAAATTGCTGTGGGATTGGCAATTGGGAGCAAATGTCAAAGATGAGTTAGTTTTTGATATTTTCTTAATA harbors:
- a CDS encoding carboxylesterase family protein; amino-acid sequence: MHRGLFDKVAVLSGYYSTSSKQEGVNNTKLLVDYLKLKDDEVIDRLKSMDYEDLLKAATAAGCNWETRYGDGTFTAPLFEPGTGKMNEYAAQRTWMWGTTYSEFNGNMPNLAYGNQKSSHFPDYDDNDALNLLKERYGDQAQAIADEYKKAYPTHRLIESLYLSTPGMISRYALISPKDGILKKFTDAGVTVYNYVSAYSEPIFGGVTMTHSGDIPYWFNSIEEAPYFIRGDEVNAHKVEKTMSQTLYSFMKDGNPSTDELAWKPYTANNHSTMVFDVESNEKKDYDAKLYELITNSAK
- a CDS encoding carboxylesterase family protein, coding for MKRKGLIKACIIGIAFILLTGCANNTQPKAENQSETSADEVKAVSQAFVDVSAGTLMGYKEGNVYNFKGIPYATAERFKNPTPITSYDNNFHSALTYGEVSPQDRTLASTGHVNPYEFFTPSNGTADMVGNENCQYLNVWTNNLKEDKPVIVFFHGGGLNNGASSELSFYTGESFADTNDAVFVSVNTRLNVLGFLDLSAYDKKYADSGLVGMEDAVVALRWVQDNIAHFGGNPKNVTIVGQSGGGDKVTTLACMSDAQGPF
- a CDS encoding LysR family transcriptional regulator gives rise to the protein MYNRHLQTFIQVADSGSFLKASEVMHISANAITKQINLLENHLDIKLFHRSTQGLVLTDSGKLIYNEAKKMIRHSNNILVKAKELEERQKFVVHIGVSLMNPSDFLLEQWNKASVRYPNIRLDFVPFEDSVQAFINVLDNLGKRIDLIACPYQTSYWGDRYNYFHLKDLPMCISYSRIHRLATKTKLTIEDLHEETLIMMKRGLSANNDMLRDCLEQNHPQVQIKDIDFLDYDMLNQIATSNDLIVAAEYGKNIHPLLTILPVDWQYTMPYGLIYTKEPRKEVLQFIIAIGEVE
- a CDS encoding beta-glucoside-specific PTS transporter subunit IIABC is translated as MDYSVIAKKILDKVGGEKNIISVTHCMTRLRFVLKNEEMVSDDQIKAIKGVAGVMKKAGQYQIIIGNDVAKCYKELLKLGNFKDSSNGNQLNKQKQNPVMSILDVISGCMAPIIPAIIGAGMIKVLIIIMGFFVSDTNQTMQLLTVMGDCAFYFMPVLIAYSAGKKFNTNPYMVAAVAGVLLHPNFIALLNNATGGVYFLGIPVTSASYSSTIIPIILTAWGMSYIEKLVEKITPSVTKNFLKPALILLISAPVAFIILGPLGSLIGNGLAVVVLGIQNHASVVAMIIMASAMPFIVMTGMHWAFIPVTMAALATPVGESLMLPAMLISNLAQGSACMAVALKSKNSNMKQIASASGFSALLAGVTEPGLYGVSIPLKRPMAAICIASGITGAFAGFVRLAAHAFATPSIVSLPQFLSPEKSNNIVMAFVTAGIAIVLSFVLTWFMGFEDPVEVEENDETEDLREQTDAKKKKLDTENLIEGNTIYSPVSGKTIPLNQVNDPTFSAEMIGKGFAIIPSEGKVYAPFDGEVVAIFATKHALGLKSDNGIELLIHVGLETVSLNGKHFTAHVKNEQKIKKGDLMLEFDLEAITEDGYETVTPVIVSNTADYSEIMSLTDNDVKALEPVMKVM